The Papaver somniferum cultivar HN1 chromosome 3, ASM357369v1, whole genome shotgun sequence genome includes a region encoding these proteins:
- the LOC113359958 gene encoding histone chaperone ASF1-like, which translates to MTQSNEQGFPTFLRWVISDISTTIKKDLNEYMKKQEIILFAKSLKLEDEREPEEEDEEGDRGGKVGDMDDSDDDDEEEEEGDKSDKGGKGGDEEDGTESEKNEVSSKTPEKPSTPLSKTNEEFEEKDMEDGSEYDKGVESETANKPSTPLSKTNEE; encoded by the exons ATGACACAGAGCAATGAACAAGGTTTCCCAACGTTTCTAAGGTGGGTAATAAGTGACATCAGTACAACAATCAAGAAAGACCTTAATGAATATATGAAAAAG CAAGAAATCATTTTATTTGCAAAATCATTAAAACTTGAGGATGAACGTGAACCtgaggaggaggatgaggaaGGTGATAGAGGTGGCAAAGTTGGTGATATggatgatagtgatgatgatgatgaggaggaggaggaaggtgACAAAAGTGATAAAggtggcaaag GTGGTGATGAGGAGGATGGAACTGAATCCGAAAAGAATGAAGTTTCGTCTAAAACTCCTGAAAAGCCGAG CACTCCTTTATCAAAGACCAATGAGGAATTTGAAGAAAAGGATATGGAGGATGGAAGCGAATATGACAAAGGAGTTGAGTCAGAAACTGCTAACAAGCCGAG CACTCCTCTGTCAAAGACAAATGAAGAATAG